One segment of Erigeron canadensis isolate Cc75 chromosome 2, C_canadensis_v1, whole genome shotgun sequence DNA contains the following:
- the LOC122588439 gene encoding protein NUCLEAR FUSION DEFECTIVE 4-like gives MGFQEKAKRFVNNRWLVFVASMWVQSCSGIGYLYGSISPVIKSAMGYNQRQIAMLGVAKDIGDAIGFVAGSLCEVAPIWVVLFIGVLQNFFGYGLVWLTINHTLPQFPLWVLCVCIFVGTNGETYFNTGALVSGVQNFPKSRGPVVGILKGFSGLSGAILTQVYIMFNFPDEASIIFVVAVGPTIVILSLMFIIRPVGGHKQARQSDETSFFALYGVCLILAAYLLAVLILQDLVDLNQTTITFLTVGLVILVLLPIAIPIILVFSSTKPLSPTEESLLSEDQNQEQNEVILSEVEDETPSGIDSLPADEREKRISHLQARLVQAAADGAVKVKSKGPRRGDDFTLMQALVKADFLLMFFSLVLASGSGLTVIDNLGQICESLGYENPHIFVSMISIWNFLGRVGGGYFSEIIVRKYAYPRPVAMAAVQVVMACSLFYFAMSAPGAIYVVSIVMGSCYGAHWAIVPSAASELFGIKSFGSLYNFLALANPAGALIFSGFLASGIYDYEAKIQSQQTYGEALTCYGTICYSITCGILSGLCLIAVFLSMTVVYRTKRVYMQLYGTSPT, from the exons ATGGGATTTCAAGAAAAGGCCAAGAGATTTGTGAACAATAGATGGCTAGTATTTGTGGCATCTATGTGGGTGCAATCATGTTCTGGAATTGGGTATTTGTATGGAAGTATATCACCAGTGATCAAGAGTGCCATGGGTTACAACCAAAGGCAGATTGCTATGTTGGGTGTGGCTAAAGATATTGGTGATGCTATTGGTTTCGTAGCTGGCAGCTTGTGTGAAGTTGCTCCCATTTGGGTTGTTCTTTTTATTGGGGTTCTTCAGAATTTCTTTGGCTATGGTCTTGTTTGGCTCACTATTAATCACACATTGCCTCAGTTTCCTTTATGGGTG CTATGTGTGTGCATATTCGTGGGAACGAATGGTGAGACCTATTTCAATACAGGAGCCCTTGTTTCTGGAGTACAAAACTTCCCCAAAAGCAGGGGTCCGGTGGTAGGAATACTCAAGGGTTTTTCGGGCCTGAGCGGTGCTATATTGACACAAgtttatattatgtttaattttccTGATGAAGCTTCCATCATTTTTGTGGTGGCAGTGGGTCCCACTATTGTGATTTTGTCCCTTATGTTCATTATTAGACCTGTTGGTGGCCATAAACAAGCTAGGCAATCCGATGAAACTAGTTTCTTTGCTCTGTATGGTGTATGCCTTATTCTTGCTGCTTATCTTTTGGCTGTTCTAATATTGCAAGATCTAGTCGATTTAAACCAGACTACTATTACGTTTCTCACAGTCGGGCTAGTTATTCTCGTGTTGCTTCCTATTGCAATTCCCATTATTTTGGTGTTTTCCTCTACCAAACCTCTATCCCCAACAGAGGAAAGCCTTCTTAGTGAGGATCAAAACCAGGAACAGAATGAAGTGATTTTGAGTGAAGTTGAAGATGAGACACCATCAGGGATCGATTCACTTCCTGCGGATGAAAGGGAAAAGAGAATTTCTCATTTGCAAGCGAGACTTGTGCAAGCAGCTGCTGATGGAGCTGTGAAGGTTAAAAGTAAGGGACCGCGAAGAGGGGATGATTTTACTTTGATGCAGGCATTGGTGAAAGCCGACTTTTTGCTCATGTTCTTTTCACTAGTTCTGGCTTCTGGTTCTGGTTTGACGGTTATCGATAATCTTGGCCAAATATGTGAATCATTAGGTTATGAAAACCCTCATATCTTCGTTTCCATGATCAGTATATGGAACTTTCTTGGCCGTGTTGGTGGCGGATATTTCTCCGAGATCATCGTAAG GAAGTACGCATACCCAAGACCAGTGGCAATGGCTGCAGTTCAAGTAGTGATGGCAtgttcacttttctattttgcCATGAGTGCACCTGGAGCAATATACGTTGTATCCATAGTAATGGGGTCCTGCTACGGAGCACACTGGGCCATCGTGCCCTCTGCTGCCTCAGAGTTATTCGGTATCAAGAGTTTTGGGTCATTGTACAACTTTCTTGCACTCGCAAACCCTGCTGGTGCGTTAATCTTTTCTGGTTTCCTCGCTAGTGGCATTTATGACTATGAAGCCAAAATTCAGTCTCAACAGACATATGGTGAAGCACTAACTTGCTATGGGACTATATGCTACTCCATCACTTGTGGGATCTTGTCGGGTCTTTGTCTCATTGCTGTCTTTTTAAGTATGACCGTAGTCTACAGAACTAAGAGAGTATACATGCAACTATACGGGACCTCACCAACTTGA